The genomic segment TGTTCGCCCTCGGTGCCCTGTTCGCGGGGCTGGTGGCGCTGGTGCTGTTCCCGCCGTTCATGCGCCGGGCGGCCCGGCTCGCCCGCCGTGAGTTCGAGTCCCGGCTGCCGCACACCGCCGCCGAGTTCGCCGCCGCGAAGGACGCGGTGCGCGCCGAATACGCCGCCCGCACCGCCCGCGTGGAGGCCGAGCGCGACGCCGTCCAGGCGGCGCTGGCGGCCGAGCGACTGGCGCTCGCCGCCGAGCGACGCGACCGCCTCGGCGCCGAGGGCGAGCGCGGCGCGCTCGGCGACGCCCTCGCCGAGGCAGAGGCCCGCACGGCGGCCGCGCGGGCCGAACTCCGCGAGCGCGAGGAGGCGCTGACGCGCGCCTCCGCCGATCTCCGCGAGCTCGACCGCCGCCTGCAGCACGAGGCCGAACTGCGCCGCGCCGCCGAGCAGCGCGCCGACGAACTCGCCGCGCTCGCCGGCGAGATGCGCCTCGCCCTCGTCGCCGCCGACACCCGCGACGTCGCCACCGCCGCCCGCCCCGCCGCCCCGGCCAGGACCGCGCCGCGCAGCGACCCGATCGACGCCGAATGGACCGAGGCGCGCGCTCCGCGCCCCGCCGCCGCGATGTTCGACGTGGGCCCCTCGCTCGGCGACGGCGCCGCCGCGGTGCCGGAGGTGCGGCCCCCGACCGCCGAGGACGCCGTCGCCTTCGGCCTCGACGCCGCGCCCGTGGCGCCGGCCGAACCTTCCGACGAACGCGCGCCCGCGGGAGACGCCGGATCGCCCTACGAGGACCCGGCCCAGCGCGCCCGGCTGGTCGAGGCGCTGTCCGACCGGCTGCGCCGCCTGCGCACCGAGAACGCCGCCGCCCGCGGCCGCGGCGCGCCGGTGGAGACCGCGGCGCGGCCCGAACCGCCCGTCGAGCCCGTCCGCGTCGAGCCCGCCGCCGGTGCCGGCCGCGACGTCGTCGTCGCCGGACCGGACGCGGGCGGCCCGACGACCTGAACCCGATCGGCACGCCGGAATGCGAACGCCGGCCGGGAGCGGATCCCGGCCGGCGTCGTGGTGGTCGTGCGCAGGTGCCGGGACGGTCAGGAGCCGCCGGACATCGAGCGGATCAGCGCGTCGGCGTTGTAGTGCATCATCGCCGCGTAGGTCGGCGCCGGGCCGTCGGCGGGCGACAGCGCGTCCGAGAACAGCTTCGGGCCGAGCTTGGCGCCGGTCTCCGCGGCGATCTGCTCGATCAGGCGGGGATCGGCGATGTTCTCGACGAACAGCGTGTGGATGCCGGTCTCGCGGATCTGGCGGATCAGGCCGGCGACGGCGGCGGCACCGGCCTCCGAATCGGTCGAGACGCCCTGGGGGGCGAGGAAGGTGATGCCGTAGGCGGCGCCGTAGTAGCCGAAGGCGTCGTGGCTGGTGATCACCACCCGGCGCTCCTTCGGCACCGCGCCGATGCGGGCGCGGATGTCGTCGTCGAGGGCCTTGAGTTCCGTGGCGTAGGCCTTGGCGGCGGCGTCGTACTCGGGGCAGCCCTCGGCGTCGGCGGCGCAGAGGCCGGCGCGGATCGCCTCGACGTAGCGGATGCCGTTGCCGATGTCCTGCCAGGCGTGCGGGTCGAGACCGCCGTGGTCGTGGTCGTCGTGGCCGGATTCGGCGGCGTGGTCGTGGTCGTGCGCCTCGCCGGCGGCCGGTTCCTCGTCCTCGTCGACGAAGCCGGTGCGCGGGGTCACCGCGCTGCTCGCGGTCACCACCGGGCCCTTGTACTCGGACGCCTCGAGCAGGCGCGTCAGGAAGCCCTCGAAGCCGAGGCCGTTGACGACGACGAGGTCGGCCTTGGCGACCGTCTCGGCGTCGGCCGGCGTCGGCTGGTAGACGTGGGCGTCGCCGTCGGGGCCGACCAGCGTCTTGACCGCGACGCGGTCGCCGCCGATGCGGGCGACCATGTCGCCGAGGATCGAGAAGCTCGCGACGACGTCGAGGCGCGGGGCGGCCGACGCGGGCATGGCGAGGGCGATCGCCGTCGCGAGGACGGCGCTGGACAGGACAGGTTTCACTTCCGAGGTCTCCTTCGTGACCGGGTCGGCTCAGTTGCTCCGGTGCGGGGCCGGCAGGAGGCGCGGGATCAGGCCTCCGGTCGGACCGGCGAGCAGCGAGACGACGTAGACGGCACCGGCGACGAGGATGATCGCCGGGCCGGATGGCAGATCGAAGTGGTAGGAGGCGAGCAGCCCCGTCACCGCGGACACCGCGGCGATCAGGGCGGCGATCGTGGTCATCGCACCGATCTCGTGCGACCAGAACCGGCTGGCGGCGGCGGGCAGCATCATGATGCCGACCGAGAGCAGGGTGCCGAGCGCCTGGTAGCCGGCGACGAGGTTCAGCACCATCAGCACCATGAACACGGCGTGCACCGCCGCGCCCGAGCCGCTGACGACGCGCAGCCACGCCGGATCGACGCACTCCATCACCAGCGGCCGCCAGATCACCGCGAAGGTGAGCACGGTGACCGACGCGACGCCGGCGATGAACCACAGCGACTGGTCGTTGAGGGCGAGCACGGTGCCGAACAGGACGTGCATCAGGTCGACCGGCGAGCCGCGCAGCGACACGATCAGCACGCCGAGGGCGAGCGAGATCAGGTAGAAGCTCGCCATAGAGGCGTCCTCGCGCAGCACCGTCGAGCGCGACACCGCGCTGGTCAGGAGCGCCACCACGAGGCCGGCGACGATGCCGCCGGCGGTCATGGCGACGAGGTCGAGGCCGGCGAGCAGGAAGCCGACCGCGGCGCCGGGCAGGATGGCGTGGGCCATGGCGTCGCCGGTCAGGCTCATCCGCCTGAGCATCAGGAACACGCCGACCGGGGCGGTGCCGACCGACAGCACCACCGATCCCACCAGGGCACGGCGCATGAAGGCGAAGTCGGCGAAGGGTTGGACGAGGGCTTCGTAGAGGGTCATGGCCGGACGTCGGGGCTGCAGACCGGCGCGTCGTCGTCGAAGGCCTCCGTCATCGCGCGGGCGGCGGCGAGGTTGGCCTCCGTCAGCACCCGCGCGGTCGGGCCGGCGGCGACGAGATGGCGGGCGATCAACAGCGCCTGCGGGAAGTGGGCGCGCACGAAGTCGGTGTCGTGCAGCACGGCGACGACGGTCCGGCCCTCGGCGTGCCAGCGCGCCACCATCGCCATCAGGTCGGCGATGGTGCGCTCGTCGAGGGCGGTGAAGGGCTCGTCGAGCAGCACCAGCGGGGCATCCTGCAGCGACAGCCGGGCGAACAGCACGCGCTGGAACTGGCCGCCCGAGAGCGTGTCGAGGGTGCGCCGCTCGAAGCCGGCGAGCCCGACCGCGCCGATCGCGGCGGCGACGGCCTCGTCGTCGCGGCGGCCGAAGCCGGCGAATGCGCCGCGGCGGCGCCACAGGCCCATGGCGACGAAGTCGAACACCTCGATCGGGAAGCTGCGGTCGACCTCGGCCTGCTGCGGCAGGTAGGCGATGCGCCGGCGGGCGCAGCCGTCGACGTCGACGGCGCCGCCCATCGGGCGGACCAGTCCGACAATCGCCTTCAGGAGCGTCGACTTGCCGGCGCCGTTGGGGCCGATCACCGCCGTGAGCGATCCGGCGGCGAGGGTGGCGTCGACGTGGTGGACCGCGGGGTGGCGGTCGTAGCCGACGGTGGCGTCGCGGAAGCGGACGACCGCGCCGGCGACGGCGGGCGAGGCGACGGCGAGGCTCATCCGGTCACCAGGGCGGTCAGGCCCCACACCGCCGTCAGCAACACGGCGGCGCCACCGAGGCGGGCGAGGAGACCGGCGCGGATCAGCGAGGGCGCGATCCGGACCGGGCGGAGCGCGGGCTGCGCCGCTCCGCGCGGCGGATGGTCGCGGCCGGTGCCGTGGCGATGCCCGTGGGCGTGCGAATGGTCGCCGTGATGGTGGTCGTGGCCGTGCGCGGCGGCGTGGTCGTGCCCGTCGGCGGTGTCGGCCGATCGGGCCGAAGCCGCCGTCTCGAAGACGGACCGGCTGGGAATACGGGTGGTGGCGGACATCTGGCCGGCTCCGGCGCTGTTGCGAAGCGACTTGTAACTTTATAACATCACAGCCGTCAAGCAGAGGAAATGCACGCATTGCGTGCAACGACGCTGGGCGGCTCGATTCGAGCCAAGTTCAAGGCCTGTCGACACTAATGAGCAGTTGCGGCGGCAAGGTTACGTTTTCGTAATTGGGTGTGGCGGTTGTTCATTTTTACGACTTAAAACGCTTTGAAGATTGCTCTGACAGTCGATAGAGTTCGACACCGCCGACACCGGTCCCTCCCCCCACGCCGATCGACGGCCATTCTCCCGTGGTCGTCGTGCATTTCATGGTCCACACAACGTGAACGACGCAGCCTCCAAGAAAGAGTTCGCCAGGGACGCCGCTCCGGCCCTCCGCGATGCCCCCGGCGGATCCGCCCGGCTGACGCGCACCTTGCTGCACGCCCGCGAGGCGGTGATGCGGCAGCTGCGTCCGCACCTGCGCATGCACGGGCTGACCGAACAGCAGTGGCGCGTGCTCAGCGAACTGACCACGGTGACCGAGATCGCGGCGTCGGACCTCGCGGCCTCGACGTGCCTGCGCGCCTCGAGCCTGTCGCGAATCATCAAGGACCTCGAGTACCGCGGCCTGATCGCCCGGCGCGCCCAGCTCGAGGACCTGCGCCGGACGCTGGTGTCGATCACCCAGCGCGGCAACAACCTGCTGCACCAGATCGAGCCGGTCTCCGCCCAGATCCGCGCCGACGTCGCCGGCCGCTTCGGCGCCGATCGCCTGGACAGCCTCGCCGAGCTCGCCGACGACCTCGTCGCCGCCTGCGGCGGTCCGCAGGCCGGGGACGACGACGGCGAATGACGGGAAACCCTCCGGCCGGAGACGCTCCGGCCGGACGTGTCGGACGGCGCCGCTCGGGCCGTCAATCGGCGGCGGCGCCCTCGGCGGGTGCCGTCACCAGCACCTTGTCGATGCGGCGGCCGTCCATGTCGACCACCTCGAAGCGCCAGCCGCGCCAGCCGAGCACGTCGCCGGTCGAGGGAATCGCCTTCGATTCCGACAGGATGAACCCGGCGATCGTCTCGTAGTCGCGGTCGGGGTCGTCGAGCGCCGGGCAGCCGACGCGGTCGGCGACGAGGCCGACGCCGAGGTCGCCGTCGACCAGCCAGGACCCGTCCTCGCGGCGCAGGATCGAGGATTCCGCGCCCTCCTCGCCCTCTTCGGCGAGATCGCCGACGATGGCGGCGAGGATGCTGGTGGCGGTGACGATGCCCTCCACCGTGCCGTATTCGTCCATCACCACGACCATGTGGATCGGGGCGCGGCGCAGCACCTCGAGCACGGTCAGCGCCGGCGCGGTGTCGGGCACCACCTCGACGGGGCGCATCGCCGCCTCGATGTCGAAGCTGCCGCCGGAGAGATGGGAATCCAGGAGGTCCTTGGCCTGGACGATGCCGAGGATCGCGTCGGCCGAGCCGCGGTAGACCGGATAGCGCGAATGGGTCGAGTTGCGGATCACCTCGACGATCCGCTCGGGTTCCCAGTCGAGGTCGATGCCGACGATGTCGCGGCGCGGCGTCATGACGGCGCGGATCGAGCGGTCGCCGAAGCGCATCACGCCGGCCATCAGCTCGCGCTCCTCCGGCTCGATGATGCCGGTCTTGGTGCCCTCGGCGAGCACGGCGCGAATCTCCTCCTCGGTCACCGTGCCGTCGCCGGTGGCGGCGACCCGCATCAGGCGCAGCACCAGCCGGCTCGAGGCGTCGAGCACGGAGACCACCGGCGCGGCGATCAGCGCGATCACGGTCATCGGCCCGGCGACGAAGGCGGCGACGCGCTCGGGATTGGAGAGCGCGATGTGCTTGGGCACCAGTTCGCCGACGATCAGCGAGGCGTAGGTGATCGAGCCGACCACGATGGCGATCGAGAGCGCGTTCGCCCAGGCCGCCGGCACGCCGGCGGCGAGCAGTTCGCCGCCGAGCGGCTCGGCCAGCGTCGCGCCGGAGTAGGCGCCGGCGAGGATGCCGACCAGCGTGATGCCGATCTGCACCGCCGACAGGAAGCGCGAGGGATTCTCGGCGAGCTTCAGGGCGGTGCGCGCGCCGCGCACGCCCTGGGCAGCCAGGGCCTCGAGCCGCGGACGGCGCGAGGACACGACCGCGAGCTCGGACATGGCGAACCAGCCGTTCACGAGCAGCAGGACGATCACGATCGCGATTTCGGTGAGGTAGTTCATCGATCCGTCTGCGGTTGCCGCCGAGCCTATCCGAAGGCGTGGGCGAGCAGGAAGAGCGTCACCTTCAGGGCACCATAGATCACCCCGGAGGCGACGACGACACTGGCGGCGGCGGCGACCATGCCGAGCGCGGCCATCAGGCCGTCGAACTCGATCAGGGCGAGGGCGATCAGGCTGATCGCGAGCGCCGGCAGGAAATTGGCGCCCCAGATCGGCAGCGTCAGGATCACCGCCATCACGAGCACCACGAAGCCGAGCACGCGCTCGCCGACGGGCGAGAACACGAACAGCGCGCGCGGGCGCAGCATCCGCTCGGCCCGCTTCAGCCAGGGCTCGGCGCGGCGGGCGAGGGCGCGCAGGTCCGCCGTCTTCAGCGAGCGCCGTCCGACGAAGCGCGGCAGCCTCGGTTGGTGCCAGCCCATCACCATCTGGCCGGCGATCACCACCAGCGGGATGCCGAGCAGCAGCGCCACGCCCGGGATCATGTTGGGGATCGCGAGCACGAGGAACAGGAGGCCGTAGACGCGGTCGCCGAGGGCGCCGATGACGTCGTCGAGCGTCACCTCCTCGGCCTTCCAGGACTCGGCGAAGCCGGTCAGCAGGGCGGAAGCCGACGCGGGCCTCTCGCCCGCGGGTTGCGTCACCTGCCGATCCCTCACCTGCACGTCGCCCTTCCGCCTTTGCGTCGGACGTCACTATATGGGATCGGACCGCCGTTGCGGAA from the Oharaeibacter diazotrophicus genome contains:
- the aztB gene encoding zinc ABC transporter permease AztB; this encodes MTLYEALVQPFADFAFMRRALVGSVVLSVGTAPVGVFLMLRRMSLTGDAMAHAILPGAAVGFLLAGLDLVAMTAGGIVAGLVVALLTSAVSRSTVLREDASMASFYLISLALGVLIVSLRGSPVDLMHVLFGTVLALNDQSLWFIAGVASVTVLTFAVIWRPLVMECVDPAWLRVVSGSGAAVHAVFMVLMVLNLVAGYQALGTLLSVGIMMLPAAASRFWSHEIGAMTTIAALIAAVSAVTGLLASYHFDLPSGPAIILVAGAVYVVSLLAGPTGGLIPRLLPAPHRSN
- a CDS encoding metal ABC transporter substrate-binding protein, with product MPASAAPRLDVVASFSILGDMVARIGGDRVAVKTLVGPDGDAHVYQPTPADAETVAKADLVVVNGLGFEGFLTRLLEASEYKGPVVTASSAVTPRTGFVDEDEEPAAGEAHDHDHAAESGHDDHDHGGLDPHAWQDIGNGIRYVEAIRAGLCAADAEGCPEYDAAAKAYATELKALDDDIRARIGAVPKERRVVITSHDAFGYYGAAYGITFLAPQGVSTDSEAGAAAVAGLIRQIRETGIHTLFVENIADPRLIEQIAAETGAKLGPKLFSDALSPADGPAPTYAAMMHYNADALIRSMSGGS
- a CDS encoding exopolysaccharide biosynthesis protein — its product is MTQPAGERPASASALLTGFAESWKAEEVTLDDVIGALGDRVYGLLFLVLAIPNMIPGVALLLGIPLVVIAGQMVMGWHQPRLPRFVGRRSLKTADLRALARRAEPWLKRAERMLRPRALFVFSPVGERVLGFVVLVMAVILTLPIWGANFLPALAISLIALALIEFDGLMAALGMVAAAASVVVASGVIYGALKVTLFLLAHAFG
- a CDS encoding hemolysin family protein, with protein sequence MNYLTEIAIVIVLLLVNGWFAMSELAVVSSRRPRLEALAAQGVRGARTALKLAENPSRFLSAVQIGITLVGILAGAYSGATLAEPLGGELLAAGVPAAWANALSIAIVVGSITYASLIVGELVPKHIALSNPERVAAFVAGPMTVIALIAAPVVSVLDASSRLVLRLMRVAATGDGTVTEEEIRAVLAEGTKTGIIEPEERELMAGVMRFGDRSIRAVMTPRRDIVGIDLDWEPERIVEVIRNSTHSRYPVYRGSADAILGIVQAKDLLDSHLSGGSFDIEAAMRPVEVVPDTAPALTVLEVLRRAPIHMVVVMDEYGTVEGIVTATSILAAIVGDLAEEGEEGAESSILRREDGSWLVDGDLGVGLVADRVGCPALDDPDRDYETIAGFILSESKAIPSTGDVLGWRGWRFEVVDMDGRRIDKVLVTAPAEGAAAD
- a CDS encoding MarR family transcriptional regulator; translation: MNDAASKKEFARDAAPALRDAPGGSARLTRTLLHAREAVMRQLRPHLRMHGLTEQQWRVLSELTTVTEIAASDLAASTCLRASSLSRIIKDLEYRGLIARRAQLEDLRRTLVSITQRGNNLLHQIEPVSAQIRADVAGRFGADRLDSLAELADDLVAACGGPQAGDDDGE
- the aztA gene encoding zinc ABC transporter ATP-binding protein AztA; protein product: MSLAVASPAVAGAVVRFRDATVGYDRHPAVHHVDATLAAGSLTAVIGPNGAGKSTLLKAIVGLVRPMGGAVDVDGCARRRIAYLPQQAEVDRSFPIEVFDFVAMGLWRRRGAFAGFGRRDDEAVAAAIGAVGLAGFERRTLDTLSGGQFQRVLFARLSLQDAPLVLLDEPFTALDERTIADLMAMVARWHAEGRTVVAVLHDTDFVRAHFPQALLIARHLVAAGPTARVLTEANLAAARAMTEAFDDDAPVCSPDVRP